The following coding sequences are from one Saprospiraceae bacterium window:
- a CDS encoding gliding motility-associated C-terminal domain-containing protein gives MNFAINFSQTAFYLLLLLSGFSITLPGQHIKFQKTYAPGTFTPGIKNNQASFYDLESLSDDGFATLGFINDTSNFSEGHLVRYDCTGKVLWGKRLGFSGSPTNTNAGIIETPEGDIVFSFNLGTGFFRASILVGRISKDGQTKWMKRIGNSTEFGRDIAMTSDGGFIIAGSTGTHGTDAVADDIYLIKLDALGNVVWSKTFGNPAGTYDEAFAVKLDSRNRIIVTGRCIADTTFQAFILQADANGNPLRFKTWGYHNQRTNAFDLIVDKEDHYLITGFTTLLEDNHASSENDAYLIKVDSSLNTVFANVYEVNRGSDNSTIGEGLSLLDDGGYAIGVSSLGFSTHNVNFPNSPNKNALYVINKNGSIRKIFLYNQHGSQYTRVRKSSKGSVLIGGFSRAYTDRNHSQGLIIKTDNLYQSGCYDIDVTPEVSLYSPTWQVADYIYQSRSGHRILDYLNFSDSLSKEQVLCEEIPFLTPDFNGPTEACPGKVSFEDQSAGPGTGYWLINQDTIKVDGSLDFVFTKSGTYQITRVLQFSCIVKSITKEILINSGFIDTLNYSICEGSSYDFRGNTYHQAGIYNINLPGSAGQCDSVFILNLNLAKPTELSEAKTFCGSSFSYLGNTYDRSGEYNITLKDQNGCDSLIIRLKLDKIYDHTSSNPIELDTVRFCDQFSYKNFVFTKSGAYKNFPVDTLDDCKIESINMVLVDDCNCLTFPNAFTPGNGDDINNDFRPFITCPEIIGNYSLKIFNRWGQEVYMSNSPDSGWDGFKDGKPLPIDTYMYQCSYDIRYNDTDIRKRTRKGSVSLIR, from the coding sequence ATGAATTTTGCCATCAATTTCAGTCAAACTGCTTTTTATTTACTATTGCTTCTTTCAGGATTTTCCATCACTCTACCCGGTCAACACATTAAGTTTCAGAAGACTTATGCCCCCGGTACATTTACTCCCGGTATCAAAAACAATCAGGCCAGCTTCTACGATCTTGAAAGTTTGTCAGATGATGGTTTCGCAACCTTGGGTTTTATCAATGACACATCCAATTTTTCAGAAGGCCATTTGGTGCGTTACGATTGTACAGGCAAGGTACTTTGGGGTAAAAGGCTGGGTTTTTCAGGATCACCAACCAATACCAATGCCGGAATTATAGAAACCCCTGAAGGTGATATCGTATTCAGCTTCAATCTGGGTACCGGTTTTTTCAGAGCTTCGATCCTGGTAGGTCGAATATCAAAAGACGGTCAAACGAAGTGGATGAAACGCATTGGCAACAGTACTGAATTTGGTCGGGATATTGCCATGACTTCAGATGGAGGATTCATCATCGCTGGGAGCACTGGTACACATGGTACTGATGCAGTTGCAGATGATATCTATCTTATCAAATTGGATGCACTTGGCAATGTCGTTTGGAGCAAAACTTTTGGTAATCCTGCAGGTACTTACGATGAGGCTTTTGCCGTAAAATTGGATTCCCGCAATCGGATCATCGTCACGGGTCGTTGTATCGCAGATACTACCTTTCAAGCTTTTATTTTGCAAGCGGATGCTAACGGAAATCCTTTGCGATTTAAAACTTGGGGCTATCATAACCAACGCACCAATGCCTTTGATTTGATCGTCGACAAAGAAGATCATTATCTGATCACTGGTTTTACTACCTTACTTGAAGACAATCATGCAAGTTCTGAAAATGATGCCTACCTCATTAAGGTAGACAGTAGCTTGAACACCGTTTTTGCTAATGTGTATGAAGTGAATCGTGGAAGTGACAATAGCACAATTGGAGAAGGCTTAAGCTTGTTGGATGACGGGGGCTATGCGATTGGTGTAAGTTCACTGGGATTTTCAACACACAATGTAAATTTCCCAAATTCACCTAACAAAAATGCGCTTTATGTCATCAATAAAAACGGCAGCATCCGCAAGATCTTTTTATACAATCAACACGGTTCGCAATATACCCGAGTACGTAAAAGCAGCAAGGGGTCTGTTCTCATTGGCGGTTTTTCGAGAGCTTATACCGACCGCAATCATAGCCAGGGGCTCATCATCAAAACCGATAATCTATATCAATCGGGTTGTTATGATATTGACGTCACTCCTGAAGTGAGTTTATACAGCCCGACATGGCAGGTAGCTGATTATATTTACCAAAGCAGATCCGGCCATCGAATTTTAGATTACCTCAATTTCAGCGATTCCCTGAGTAAGGAACAAGTCCTTTGCGAAGAAATTCCATTTTTGACTCCAGATTTTAATGGACCAACTGAAGCCTGTCCCGGTAAGGTATCATTTGAAGACCAATCTGCAGGACCAGGAACTGGTTATTGGTTGATCAATCAGGATACCATTAAAGTTGATGGCAGCCTTGATTTCGTATTCACTAAATCAGGTACATATCAAATTACAAGAGTATTGCAATTTAGTTGTATCGTAAAATCCATCACGAAAGAAATTCTGATCAACTCAGGTTTCATAGATACTTTAAATTATTCAATATGTGAAGGTAGCTCTTATGACTTTAGAGGAAACACTTATCATCAAGCTGGCATATACAACATAAACCTACCGGGATCGGCAGGCCAGTGCGACTCTGTATTTATACTCAACTTAAATCTCGCGAAACCCACAGAACTTTCAGAAGCAAAGACTTTTTGCGGCAGCTCTTTTAGCTATCTAGGAAATACTTACGATCGTTCGGGAGAATATAACATTACTCTTAAAGACCAAAATGGATGTGACAGCTTGATCATCCGGCTCAAACTTGATAAAATTTATGATCATACCAGTTCAAATCCCATTGAATTGGATACGGTAAGATTTTGCGATCAATTCTCGTACAAAAATTTCGTGTTTACCAAAAGCGGTGCTTATAAAAATTTCCCGGTGGATACCCTGGATGACTGTAAGATTGAAAGCATCAATATGGTTCTCGTCGATGATTGCAATTGTCTTACTTTTCCAAATGCATTTACTCCGGGAAATGGCGATGACATCAACAATGATTTCAGACCTTTCATCACCTGCCCTGAAATCATAGGCAATTACTCTTTAAAAATATTTAATCGCTGGGGTCAGGAAGTATATATGAGCAACAGCCCTGATTCAGGCTGGGATGGTTTCAAAGACGGAAAGCCACTTCCTATTGATACATATATGTATCAATGCAGCTACGATATTCGTTATAATGATACAGACATCAGGAAGCGAACAAGGAAAGGCTCGGTGAGCCTCATTAGATAA
- the ybeY gene encoding rRNA maturation RNase YbeY, which yields MPPASNIQFDFQCETFEIPERKWKEWINKMIKLHGKKPGNINIIFCDDLYLLNMNKQFLGHDYFTDIITFPLANDKIEGELYISIDRVIDNAPKFNQDVEQEKLRVIIHGILHLLGFKDKTKAEQKQMRELEEEAVNLYNNALVPKDNYFDWVYGVVQTIPRGRVSTYGAIADYLSLGSARMVGWALNQLKGHVSNIPAHRVVNVKGELSGRMMFGEAGERMAKLLRKEGVKVVDHKVTPMEDFFWHPEEG from the coding sequence ATGCCACCTGCTTCAAACATCCAATTTGATTTTCAATGTGAGACATTTGAAATTCCGGAAAGAAAATGGAAGGAATGGATCAACAAAATGATCAAGTTACATGGAAAGAAACCCGGAAACATCAATATCATTTTTTGTGATGACCTGTATCTGCTGAACATGAACAAGCAGTTTTTGGGCCACGACTATTTTACTGACATCATTACCTTTCCTTTAGCAAATGATAAAATTGAGGGCGAACTGTACATTAGTATAGATCGGGTCATTGATAATGCCCCAAAGTTTAATCAGGATGTAGAACAAGAAAAATTGCGCGTCATCATCCATGGAATCTTGCATTTACTCGGTTTTAAGGACAAAACTAAAGCTGAACAAAAGCAAATGCGAGAATTGGAAGAAGAGGCCGTCAATTTATACAACAATGCTCTGGTTCCGAAAGACAATTATTTCGATTGGGTCTACGGTGTTGTTCAGACGATTCCTAGAGGTCGCGTAAGCACTTATGGGGCTATTGCAGATTATTTATCATTAGGTTCGGCGAGAATGGTAGGCTGGGCATTAAATCAACTCAAAGGCCATGTTTCAAATATCCCGGCACACAGGGTCGTCAATGTCAAAGGAGAACTCAGCGGCCGAATGATGTTTGGTGAAGCCGGCGAACGCATGGCTAAATTACTGCGGAAAGAAGGTGTAAAGGTTGTAGATCACAAAGTAACTCCTATGGAAGATTTTTTTTGGCATCCGGAAGAGGGATAA
- a CDS encoding ATP-binding protein — protein sequence MIRIASVPANICQVEEYLHTIFNEYHLDKSLYPNILVSITEAVNNAILHGNKSDCNKFVSLKMTRMKKHICFKISDEGQGFDPASIPDPTLPENIHQCGGRGVFLMQRLSDRVIFSDNGRTVEIKFAIQTS from the coding sequence ATGATCCGCATTGCTTCAGTACCGGCTAATATTTGTCAGGTAGAAGAATACCTGCACACCATTTTTAACGAATACCATTTAGACAAAAGTCTATATCCGAATATTCTGGTGTCGATTACTGAAGCCGTAAATAATGCCATATTACACGGTAACAAATCCGATTGTAATAAATTTGTAAGTCTGAAAATGACACGGATGAAAAAGCATATCTGCTTTAAAATTTCTGACGAGGGACAAGGTTTTGATCCGGCTTCCATTCCGGATCCAACACTGCCTGAAAATATTCATCAATGTGGCGGAAGAGGCGTTTTCCTCATGCAACGCTTATCTGATCGCGTTATTTTTTCAGATAATGGTCGTACGGTAGAGATCAAATTTGCAATTCAGACATCATAA
- a CDS encoding DUF4175 domain-containing protein, whose amino-acid sequence MAPKENYYDQLILKIDQFTRKYYMNQLIRGSLYFVGLLTLVFLAYNFLESQFYFSKSVRAILSFSYLGLFMAGLVFWILTPLFHYFRLGKLISHEEAAKIIGSQFKDVKDKLLNVLQLKSQSINFSDRSLIEASIAQKSYDLQPVPFVQAIDLQKNRKYMHYAIGPVFLLASILVFAPGFIQKPTQRLLQLDKDFEKEAAFKFVLDVPDLKVEQNGEFTLRLHTEGRAIPAEAFIEVDNFQYRLQKEGPEQFVYTFSNVQKDQTFKIFSGNVQSDEFLLQVLMKPLVEQFEVSLTYPAYTGRKPEKIENIGDLLIPTGTKVSWEIHTSFTDQLSFKTESDQHISALELQNENQFRYTRKFSKNESYTLYLKNQQLPDPDSVTYQIHIIEDQYPQIKVESFADSSNWKVQYFAGDASDDYGIKTLTFNYTILQKDGKEKLIKSVPIQTTSEAKLQDFRYVFDANNFNLEPGESISYYFEVWDNDAVNGSKSARSQIQLYKEASEEELAKQEASNNQDIKDNLEDALKDIKKLQERIDAFKNKMRQKKDLEWQHKKEIEKLMQDQQKLQNKLDEARKKFDENLKKQTNEDEKLQEKQEQLQKLFNETASEEMKQIMKQIQDLMSELNKEQTLKMTEQFQNKNMDMSKEMERLLELFKQLELEKNLKDQINELRKLSDKQDALSEQTQKEEAKEDGLKDQQEDINKKFDDLAKKQEEMQKKNEEMKSQRKMEDRKAQSEDIKKDLKGASEEMKNKDAGKSGKSKAAKKQKDASKKMKEMADQMEQEMEESDQEQAEEDAKMLRQLLENLVALSFEQEGLVKEFGQVNVQTPKFLGLVQDQFRIKENFKIVEDTLEVLSKRIVEIQSFVQDKVNEINANFVSGIDHLEERRSAEAGNNQRRVMTNMNDLALMLSETLNQKQKECKGGSCKKPGNKSCDKPGQSSGRKPADKITEGMKKMGQGMKDQLGKMKEGKQGTSQEFAEMAAQQAKLRKMLQDLDKENSERGNGSKEAREAIEEMNKLEKQLVNKQLTNEMLKRQEEITTRLLESDRAEREREWDEQRKSETGTNIERKFPPGLEEYIKQRQGETEWFKQISPELRPFYKRLVEQYYQSLKKQG is encoded by the coding sequence TAATTCTTAAAATTGACCAATTTACCCGTAAGTATTACATGAATCAATTGATTCGGGGCAGTCTTTACTTTGTGGGTTTATTAACTCTTGTATTCCTGGCTTACAATTTTTTGGAGAGTCAATTCTATTTTAGTAAAAGTGTAAGAGCAATTCTTTCATTTTCCTACCTGGGGTTATTTATGGCCGGTTTGGTTTTTTGGATTTTGACACCACTTTTTCATTATTTCAGATTGGGTAAATTGATCTCACACGAAGAAGCTGCCAAAATCATTGGTAGCCAATTCAAAGATGTAAAGGACAAGCTGCTCAATGTACTTCAACTGAAGTCTCAATCCATTAATTTTTCAGATCGCAGTTTAATTGAAGCGAGTATTGCCCAGAAATCTTACGATCTACAACCGGTTCCTTTTGTTCAAGCCATAGACTTACAAAAAAACCGCAAATACATGCATTATGCAATCGGACCTGTTTTTCTATTAGCTTCTATATTGGTATTTGCTCCCGGGTTTATTCAAAAACCCACTCAACGACTCCTTCAGTTGGATAAAGATTTTGAAAAAGAAGCAGCATTTAAATTTGTGTTGGATGTACCTGATTTAAAAGTGGAACAGAACGGAGAATTTACACTTCGTTTGCACACCGAAGGTCGCGCCATTCCCGCAGAAGCGTTTATTGAGGTGGATAATTTTCAGTATCGTTTACAGAAGGAAGGCCCGGAACAATTTGTATATACCTTCAGTAATGTACAAAAAGATCAGACCTTCAAAATATTTTCGGGCAATGTGCAGTCGGATGAGTTTTTGTTACAAGTGCTGATGAAACCTTTGGTTGAACAATTTGAGGTGAGTCTGACTTACCCTGCTTATACAGGACGCAAACCTGAAAAAATAGAGAACATTGGTGACCTTTTGATTCCAACAGGAACCAAAGTGTCCTGGGAAATCCATACAAGTTTTACAGATCAATTGTCTTTTAAAACCGAAAGTGACCAGCACATATCAGCATTGGAATTACAAAATGAAAACCAATTCAGATATACCAGGAAATTCTCCAAAAACGAATCCTACACTTTGTATTTAAAAAACCAACAATTGCCAGATCCGGATTCTGTAACGTACCAGATACATATCATCGAAGATCAATATCCACAAATCAAGGTCGAATCTTTTGCGGATAGCTCCAATTGGAAAGTACAATACTTTGCAGGAGATGCAAGCGATGATTATGGAATCAAAACTTTGACTTTTAACTACACCATATTGCAAAAAGACGGGAAGGAAAAATTGATTAAATCTGTACCCATTCAAACAACTTCTGAAGCTAAACTTCAGGATTTCAGATATGTTTTTGATGCAAATAATTTCAATCTGGAACCCGGAGAATCTATCAGTTATTATTTTGAAGTTTGGGATAATGATGCAGTTAATGGGAGTAAATCAGCACGCAGCCAGATACAGTTGTATAAAGAAGCTTCGGAAGAAGAACTTGCTAAACAAGAGGCCAGCAATAACCAGGACATAAAAGACAATCTGGAAGATGCCTTGAAGGACATTAAGAAATTGCAGGAACGGATTGATGCTTTTAAAAATAAAATGCGTCAAAAAAAGGACCTGGAGTGGCAGCATAAAAAAGAAATAGAAAAGCTGATGCAGGATCAGCAGAAGCTGCAGAATAAACTCGATGAGGCCAGGAAAAAATTTGATGAGAATTTAAAAAAACAGACCAACGAAGACGAAAAATTACAGGAAAAACAAGAGCAACTTCAGAAGTTGTTTAATGAAACTGCAAGTGAGGAAATGAAACAAATCATGAAACAGATTCAGGATCTGATGAGTGAATTGAACAAAGAGCAAACGCTTAAAATGACGGAGCAATTCCAGAATAAAAATATGGATATGTCTAAAGAAATGGAGCGATTGCTGGAATTGTTCAAACAATTGGAATTGGAGAAGAACCTCAAAGATCAAATCAATGAGTTGCGCAAACTTTCTGATAAACAAGATGCACTTTCAGAACAAACCCAAAAGGAAGAAGCAAAGGAAGATGGGCTGAAAGATCAGCAAGAAGATATCAATAAAAAATTTGATGATCTTGCTAAAAAGCAGGAAGAGATGCAAAAGAAGAATGAGGAGATGAAATCGCAGCGCAAAATGGAAGATCGCAAAGCGCAGAGTGAAGACATTAAAAAAGATCTAAAGGGCGCATCTGAAGAAATGAAAAATAAGGATGCAGGTAAATCCGGAAAGAGCAAGGCGGCGAAAAAACAAAAGGATGCTTCTAAAAAGATGAAAGAAATGGCTGATCAAATGGAGCAGGAAATGGAGGAGTCCGATCAGGAACAAGCGGAAGAAGATGCCAAAATGTTGCGCCAATTGTTGGAGAATTTAGTAGCCTTGTCATTTGAGCAGGAAGGCCTGGTGAAAGAGTTTGGACAGGTGAATGTGCAGACGCCAAAATTTCTGGGTTTGGTCCAGGATCAATTTAGAATCAAAGAAAATTTTAAAATTGTAGAAGATACACTTGAAGTTTTGAGTAAAAGAATTGTTGAGATTCAATCTTTTGTTCAGGATAAGGTCAATGAGATCAATGCTAATTTTGTATCGGGGATTGATCACCTGGAAGAGCGCAGAAGTGCAGAAGCCGGAAACAATCAGCGAAGAGTAATGACCAATATGAACGATCTGGCACTCATGCTGTCTGAAACTTTAAATCAAAAGCAAAAAGAGTGTAAAGGGGGTTCATGTAAAAAACCAGGCAATAAATCTTGCGATAAACCCGGACAAAGTTCAGGCCGTAAACCGGCTGACAAGATCACAGAAGGCATGAAAAAAATGGGTCAGGGAATGAAAGATCAATTGGGGAAGATGAAGGAAGGAAAACAAGGGACTTCTCAGGAGTTTGCGGAAATGGCAGCACAGCAAGCTAAACTGCGTAAAATGTTGCAGGATTTGGACAAAGAAAACAGTGAACGCGGAAATGGTTCTAAAGAAGCGCGCGAGGCGATAGAGGAAATGAATAAGCTCGAAAAGCAGTTGGTCAATAAACAATTAACCAATGAAATGCTCAAAAGGCAAGAGGAAATTACCACGAGGCTGCTAGAATCTGATCGCGCAGAACGCGAAAGGGAATGGGATGAACAAAGAAAATCTGAAACTGGTACGAATATTGAACGTAAGTTTCCGCCCGGTCTGGAAGAATATATCAAACAAAGACAGGGAGAGACAGAATGGTTCAAACAAATATCACCGGAATTGCGGCCTTTTTACAAACGGCTGGTAGAGCAATATTATCAAAGCCTCAAAAAGCAGGGATGA